In Gemmatimonadaceae bacterium, a single genomic region encodes these proteins:
- the truA gene encoding tRNA pseudouridine(38-40) synthase TruA, whose amino-acid sequence MAERTVRLVLHYDGAGFSGWQRQPETRTVQGVLEAALERLTGAAIAALASGRTDAGVHARGQAVGVRVPDRWRGGVHELRRALNAVLPPDVWVAAATEMKNEFHARYSAVSRRYSYYVGTDDEAHSPFRGRYELAFGQPLDRSALDAAAARIAGEHCFRGFAVRGTAPAHDDHRCRVILARWRDRAGGGGLVFEIEANRFLHHMVRFLVGTMLDVGSGRRSADDVARLLNAETNEDTSPPSAAHALFLDDVTYPPDLYLQPARTAV is encoded by the coding sequence ATGGCCGAACGCACCGTGCGACTCGTGTTGCACTATGACGGGGCCGGATTTAGTGGATGGCAGCGCCAGCCGGAAACGCGCACCGTCCAAGGGGTTTTGGAGGCGGCACTCGAGCGCCTCACGGGCGCGGCGATCGCCGCCCTGGCCTCCGGCCGGACCGACGCTGGTGTGCATGCGCGAGGACAAGCGGTTGGCGTTCGGGTGCCGGACCGGTGGAGGGGGGGCGTTCACGAACTGCGGCGCGCGCTGAATGCCGTGCTCCCGCCGGACGTCTGGGTTGCCGCGGCGACCGAGATGAAAAACGAATTCCATGCGCGCTACAGTGCGGTGAGCCGGCGGTACAGTTACTACGTCGGCACCGATGACGAAGCTCATTCCCCGTTTCGTGGCCGGTACGAGCTGGCATTCGGGCAGCCCCTGGATCGGAGCGCTCTGGATGCCGCCGCCGCCCGCATCGCGGGCGAGCACTGCTTTCGGGGCTTTGCCGTTCGCGGTACCGCTCCTGCGCATGACGATCATCGCTGTCGCGTGATTCTGGCACGCTGGCGTGATCGCGCCGGCGGGGGAGGGCTGGTGTTCGAGATCGAAGCCAACCGATTTCTACATCACATGGTGAGATTTCTCGTCGGGACGATGCTCGACGTCGGTTCGGGCCGCCGCTCGGCCGATGACGTGGCACGCCTGCTGAACGCAGAAACGAACGAGGACACGTCGCCGCCGTCCGCGGCGCACGCGCTATTCCTCGATGACGTGACGTATCCGCCGGACCTTTATCTCCAACCGGCAAGGACCGCCGTATGA
- a CDS encoding trypsin-like peptidase domain-containing protein yields the protein MKSPVFPMLLTAVVASCAQPSGTSNGRGAGGSAAGRLVNAIPAAQSAATVSASRQNAITNAVAQISPSVVTVQTEQVNQQAPQNPFDFFFGQQQPRTSAGLGTGFVVKSDGVIVTNAHVVLGATKVSVMMRDGSVFPAKVLGSDEANDIAVLRIDAKNLPDAKIGNSNALLIGEWAIAIGNPFGFYLGNSEPSVSVGVISATQRNLIAPGEGQASYYDMIQTDAAINPGNSGGPLVNADGEVIGVNSSIFSPSGGSVGLGFAIPINRVERVVDDLINHGSIRSPWIGVHLRQSNSSNPRDVIAQGAFIAAVEPGSPAAKAGLQPGDDILREGSRVIHNPFDWQAALLDLRVGQPARLHVKRGNREFDVDVQVSDLPEVTAPKVQVLRELSLVSVTPSIASEHGLRNARGALVYSVSQTVSDQTGLQTGDVIVQINNIPIRAAEDVQKAIDYYGSRTYLRVTLVRQGQLGMTEFALR from the coding sequence ATGAAGTCGCCAGTATTTCCGATGCTGTTGACTGCCGTCGTCGCGAGCTGCGCTCAGCCGTCGGGCACCTCGAACGGGCGGGGGGCGGGAGGGTCGGCGGCCGGACGGCTCGTCAACGCCATTCCCGCGGCGCAGTCGGCGGCGACAGTCTCGGCGTCGCGTCAGAACGCCATCACGAACGCCGTCGCCCAAATCTCGCCGTCCGTCGTGACCGTGCAGACCGAGCAGGTCAACCAGCAGGCTCCCCAAAACCCGTTCGATTTCTTCTTTGGGCAGCAGCAGCCGCGCACCTCGGCGGGGCTCGGCACCGGATTCGTGGTGAAGTCCGACGGCGTCATCGTGACCAACGCGCATGTCGTCCTCGGCGCGACCAAGGTTTCGGTGATGATGCGCGACGGAAGCGTCTTCCCCGCGAAGGTCCTCGGCTCGGACGAAGCGAACGACATCGCGGTGCTTCGCATCGACGCGAAGAACCTTCCCGACGCCAAGATCGGCAACTCGAACGCGCTGCTCATCGGCGAGTGGGCCATCGCGATCGGCAATCCGTTCGGCTTCTACCTTGGCAACAGCGAACCGAGTGTGAGCGTCGGCGTCATCAGCGCGACGCAGCGCAACCTCATCGCGCCGGGCGAAGGACAGGCATCGTACTACGACATGATCCAGACCGACGCGGCGATCAATCCCGGCAATTCGGGCGGGCCGCTCGTCAACGCCGACGGCGAGGTCATCGGCGTGAACAGCAGCATCTTCTCGCCAAGCGGCGGATCGGTCGGGCTCGGATTCGCGATTCCCATCAACCGCGTCGAGCGCGTCGTGGACGATCTGATCAACCACGGCTCGATCCGCAGCCCGTGGATCGGCGTGCACCTGCGTCAGTCGAATTCGTCGAATCCGCGCGACGTCATCGCGCAGGGCGCGTTCATCGCGGCCGTCGAGCCGGGATCGCCCGCCGCGAAAGCAGGTCTCCAGCCGGGCGACGACATTCTGCGCGAGGGAAGCCGCGTCATTCACAATCCCTTCGACTGGCAAGCGGCCTTGCTCGACCTGCGCGTCGGACAGCCGGCGCGGCTGCACGTGAAACGCGGCAACCGCGAGTTCGACGTCGACGTCCAAGTGAGCGATCTGCCCGAGGTGACGGCGCCGAAAGTCCAAGTGCTTCGCGAGCTGAGTCTCGTGAGCGTGACGCCGTCGATCGCGTCGGAGCACGGGCTGCGAAACGCGCGCGGCGCGCTCGTCTACAGCGTCAGCCAAACGGTCTCCGACCAGACGGGGCTGCAGACCGGCGACGTGATCGTGCAGATCAACAACATTCCGATTCGCGCGGCCGAAGACGTTCAGAAGGCGATCGACTACTACGGCAGCCGCACCTATCTCCGTGTCACGCTCGTGCGCCAGGGTCAACTCGGAATGACGGAGTTCGCGCTTCGATGA
- the purB gene encoding adenylosuccinate lyase — protein sequence MTDHDRYSSPLAERYASKAMLSLWSPAERYGQWRRLWLALAEAERDLGVAIPEAALVEMRAHLDDIDFAAVASYEKRFRHDVMAHIHAFGDVAPAARGFIHFGATSAYVTDNADLILMRRGLQLLRAKAIRVIRALAAFAREWRHEPTLGSTHLQAAQPTTVGKRAATWLQDLVLDVADLDHRIATLPCRGVKGTTGTQASFLEIFGGSHEKVRELDRRVTAAIGFPHSIPVSGQTYTRKLDAQILGTVAGVASSAMKFSGDVRVLQSVGEIEEPFEKEQVGSSAMAYKRNPMRCERIASLARFVISLEPNANLTHGTQFFERTLDDSANRRLVIPESFLATDAILVLMENVTRGLEVHPARIRRRLADELPFMATEELIVRAVHAGIDRQAAHECIRRHSIEAARALKDGAERNDLLDRLAADTEFGVSIRDLEAALEPHRFVGRAPEQVDEFLREVVDPLLVAENIQSEAEDVRV from the coding sequence ATGACCGACCACGATCGCTACTCGTCGCCGCTCGCCGAGCGATACGCATCCAAAGCGATGCTGTCGCTCTGGTCGCCGGCCGAGCGATACGGCCAGTGGCGGCGTCTGTGGCTGGCGTTGGCCGAGGCGGAGCGCGACCTCGGCGTCGCCATTCCGGAAGCGGCGCTCGTCGAAATGCGCGCGCATCTCGACGACATCGACTTCGCGGCGGTCGCGTCGTACGAAAAACGCTTCCGCCACGACGTGATGGCGCACATCCACGCGTTCGGCGACGTCGCGCCGGCCGCGCGCGGCTTCATCCACTTTGGCGCGACGAGCGCCTACGTCACGGACAACGCCGATCTGATTCTGATGCGGCGCGGGCTGCAGCTGCTGCGTGCGAAGGCGATCCGCGTCATCCGCGCGCTGGCGGCCTTCGCGCGCGAGTGGCGGCACGAGCCGACGCTCGGCTCGACGCACCTACAGGCGGCGCAGCCGACGACCGTCGGCAAGCGCGCGGCGACGTGGCTGCAGGATCTCGTGCTCGACGTGGCCGACCTCGATCATCGCATCGCCACCCTGCCCTGCCGCGGCGTGAAGGGCACGACGGGCACGCAGGCCAGCTTTCTCGAGATCTTCGGCGGCAGCCACGAGAAGGTGCGGGAGCTCGACCGGCGCGTCACGGCGGCGATCGGATTCCCGCACTCGATTCCCGTTTCGGGGCAGACGTATACGCGCAAGCTCGACGCGCAGATTCTCGGCACCGTCGCCGGCGTCGCGTCGAGCGCGATGAAGTTCAGCGGCGATGTGCGCGTACTCCAATCCGTGGGCGAGATCGAGGAGCCGTTCGAGAAGGAACAGGTCGGATCGTCGGCCATGGCGTACAAGCGTAATCCGATGCGCTGCGAGCGGATCGCGTCGTTGGCGCGGTTCGTCATCTCGCTCGAGCCGAACGCGAATCTCACCCACGGCACGCAGTTCTTCGAGCGTACGCTCGACGACAGCGCGAACCGCCGGCTCGTGATCCCCGAGAGCTTCCTCGCCACTGACGCGATCCTCGTGCTGATGGAGAACGTGACCCGCGGTCTCGAGGTTCATCCGGCGCGCATCCGCCGCCGTCTCGCCGACGAGCTTCCGTTCATGGCCACCGAAGAGCTCATCGTGCGCGCGGTGCACGCCGGTATTGACCGCCAAGCCGCGCACGAGTGCATCCGGCGGCACAGCATCGAAGCGGCGCGCGCCCTCAAGGACGGTGCCGAGCGAAACGACCTGCTCGACCGCTTGGCGGCCGACACCGAGTTCGGCGTCTCGATCCGCGACCTCGAGGCCGCGCTCGAGCCGCACCGGTTCGTCGGGCGCGCGCCCGAGCAGGTCGACGAGTTCCTGCGCGAAGTGGTCGACCCGCTGCTCGTCGCGGAAAACATTCAATCGGAAGCCGAGGACGTGCGCGTATGA
- a CDS encoding phosphoribosylaminoimidazolesuccinocarboxamide synthase, whose amino-acid sequence MTVAELTGIPLRHLRRGKVREVYVVDDDRLLLVATDRVSAFDVVMAEPIPHKGAVLTQITAWWLRQFESLVHHHMLSADVDEIVAMVPSLADHRSALAGRAMLCRRTEVFPVECVVRGYLSGSAWKEYREHGTLAGEALAPGLRESERFEPAIFSPATKAESGHDENITKARMAATVGDAVATELERLSRLVYERGREIAAARGIIIADTKFEFGRGRDGNITLIDEVLTPDSSRFWPADSYAPGRGQPSFDKQPLRDYLDGERRAGRWNGDAPPPPLPQAVVDATSARYVDAFRRITGSPLDDVLGAQGASS is encoded by the coding sequence ATGACCGTCGCTGAGCTCACCGGCATTCCTCTGCGCCATCTTCGCCGCGGCAAAGTCCGCGAAGTGTACGTCGTCGACGACGACCGGTTGCTGCTCGTGGCGACCGATCGCGTCAGTGCGTTCGACGTCGTGATGGCCGAGCCGATTCCGCACAAGGGCGCCGTTCTCACCCAGATCACCGCGTGGTGGCTCCGCCAGTTCGAGAGCCTCGTGCACCACCACATGCTCTCGGCCGACGTCGACGAGATCGTCGCAATGGTGCCCTCGCTCGCCGACCATCGATCGGCGCTCGCCGGCCGCGCGATGTTGTGCCGGCGGACGGAGGTGTTTCCCGTCGAATGCGTCGTGCGCGGGTATCTCTCCGGCTCGGCCTGGAAGGAATACCGCGAGCACGGGACGCTCGCCGGCGAAGCGCTGGCGCCGGGGCTTCGCGAGAGCGAGCGCTTCGAGCCGGCGATCTTCAGTCCGGCGACCAAAGCCGAATCGGGCCACGACGAGAACATCACCAAAGCGCGAATGGCGGCGACGGTGGGCGACGCGGTTGCCACGGAGCTGGAACGACTGAGCCGCCTGGTCTACGAGCGCGGCCGCGAGATCGCCGCGGCGCGCGGAATCATCATCGCCGACACGAAATTCGAGTTCGGCCGCGGCCGCGACGGAAACATCACGCTCATCGACGAAGTGCTCACGCCGGATAGCTCGCGCTTCTGGCCCGCCGACTCGTACGCGCCGGGCCGTGGACAGCCGAGCTTCGACAAACAGCCGCTGCGCGACTATCTCGACGGCGAGCGGCGCGCCGGGCGGTGGAACGGCGACGCACCGCCTCCACCGCTGCCACAAGCCGTCGTGGACGCGACGAGCGCGCGGTACGTCGACGCGTTTCGGCGCATCACGGGCTCGCCGCTCGACGACGTGCTGGGCGCGCAGGGAGCATCCTCGTGA
- a CDS encoding phosphatidylserine decarboxylase family protein, whose translation MNFAREGLSFIVIAALVAAGVFGIALVRRSWGLWLFAFVLALIALWVAYFFRDPVRTGERGERLVIAPADGKVVMITEVNEPTFMKERSVRLSIFMNVFNVHVNRYPVSGVVRLVDHTPGRFANAATEQSSLENEQTSIGIESGSNHVLVRQIAGLIARRIVTDSRVGERVQQGERMGLIRFGSRVDVFLPAGAALRVKVGDITFAGTTVLGELTGQ comes from the coding sequence GTGAATTTCGCCCGCGAGGGCTTGAGCTTCATCGTCATCGCGGCGCTCGTCGCCGCCGGCGTCTTCGGCATCGCGCTCGTGCGACGCTCGTGGGGGCTGTGGCTGTTCGCGTTCGTCCTGGCGCTCATCGCGCTTTGGGTCGCGTACTTTTTCCGTGATCCGGTGCGCACCGGAGAACGGGGCGAGCGTCTCGTCATCGCGCCGGCCGACGGCAAGGTCGTGATGATCACGGAAGTGAACGAGCCCACCTTCATGAAGGAACGATCGGTCCGCCTCTCCATTTTCATGAACGTGTTCAACGTTCACGTGAACCGGTACCCGGTGAGCGGCGTCGTCCGTCTCGTCGATCACACGCCGGGACGCTTCGCCAACGCGGCGACCGAGCAGTCGAGCCTCGAGAACGAACAGACGTCGATCGGCATCGAATCGGGATCGAATCACGTGTTGGTGCGACAGATCGCCGGTCTCATCGCGCGCCGCATCGTCACCGACTCCCGGGTCGGCGAGCGCGTGCAACAGGGCGAGCGCATGGGGCTGATTCGATTCGGCTCGCGTGTCGACGTCTTTCTGCCGGCCGGCGCCGCGCTGCGGGTAAAGGTCGGCGACATCACCTTCGCGGGCACCACCGTGCTCGGTGAGCTGACCGGCCAATGA
- the pssA gene encoding CDP-diacylglycerol--serine O-phosphatidyltransferase has translation MIAMRRGQGGERRHRKVVRRAVVLMPNGFTLFNLFCGVYAIILAIRGEFSAAPAFIVLGGIADVLDGRVARATGTGSRFGEELDSLVDAISFGLAPAIMMYLELPSHGTWEWLFVFIFTACAVMRLARFNIEQAGRKKTYFHGLPTPAAGLTLATYYWFSQTPLYSKSVILFTDSTLSDLPWHVILRGLMAVLAALMISEVPYPNVPAVGWRTPRKLIGSIVVLGSIVLLLVRREEFIFPALLAYVVYGFVRAAVLGMLSRAGSPEEAYGDEEPEPEAETRRSPPARTSPKLAASGISGETFDARPHDSRPHGRNDGGGRDDDRRESRDGTGARAGGEGSDAKFSRRRRRRRGQRGNRPPHSPGSPSSPPPSGQQTPPPDSQTGKPE, from the coding sequence ATGATCGCCATGCGACGCGGCCAGGGCGGCGAGCGCCGGCACCGAAAGGTTGTTCGGCGCGCCGTGGTGCTGATGCCGAACGGGTTCACGCTCTTCAACCTGTTTTGCGGCGTCTACGCGATCATCCTCGCCATCCGCGGCGAGTTCTCGGCTGCGCCCGCGTTCATCGTGCTCGGCGGCATCGCCGACGTTCTCGACGGGCGAGTCGCGCGCGCCACCGGCACGGGGAGCCGATTCGGCGAGGAGCTCGACTCGCTCGTCGACGCGATCTCGTTCGGCCTCGCGCCGGCGATCATGATGTACCTCGAGCTGCCGAGCCACGGCACGTGGGAATGGTTGTTCGTCTTCATCTTCACCGCGTGCGCGGTGATGCGGCTCGCGCGCTTCAACATCGAGCAAGCGGGACGGAAGAAGACGTACTTTCACGGCCTCCCCACGCCGGCCGCCGGCCTCACCCTCGCCACGTACTACTGGTTCAGCCAAACGCCGTTGTACAGCAAGTCCGTCATACTGTTCACGGACAGCACGCTCTCGGATCTGCCCTGGCACGTGATCCTGCGCGGGTTGATGGCGGTTCTCGCCGCGCTGATGATCAGCGAGGTTCCGTACCCGAACGTGCCGGCCGTGGGTTGGAGGACGCCGCGCAAGCTCATCGGCTCGATCGTCGTGCTCGGCTCGATCGTGTTGCTGCTCGTGCGGCGCGAGGAATTCATCTTCCCCGCGCTCCTCGCCTACGTCGTCTATGGATTCGTGCGCGCGGCCGTCCTCGGCATGCTGAGCCGCGCGGGATCTCCGGAAGAGGCCTACGGCGACGAAGAACCCGAGCCCGAGGCGGAAACGCGCCGCTCGCCGCCGGCTCGAACGTCGCCGAAGCTGGCGGCGTCGGGCATCTCCGGCGAGACGTTCGACGCGCGTCCTCACGATTCGCGTCCGCACGGGCGAAACGACGGAGGCGGCCGCGACGACGACCGCCGGGAATCGCGCGATGGAACAGGCGCCCGCGCGGGTGGCGAGGGAAGCGACGCGAAATTCTCGCGACGGCGCCGCCGCCGACGCGGACAGCGCGGCAATCGGCCTCCACACTCACCGGGGTCGCCGTCCTCGCCGCCGCCGTCCGGGCAGCAAACTCCACCTCCTGACTCTCAGACCGGAAAGCCTGAATGA
- the purS gene encoding phosphoribosylformylglycinamidine synthase subunit PurS — MSRYRIAVHITPRRGILDPQGRTVADALHTLGFSGVRDVHVGRHLVVELDAGDAEEAERSTREMCDRLLANPVTEDFSIAAVEAT, encoded by the coding sequence ATGAGCCGATATCGCATCGCCGTTCACATCACGCCGCGCCGGGGCATCCTCGATCCGCAGGGCCGCACCGTCGCCGACGCGTTGCACACGCTCGGGTTCTCGGGCGTGCGCGACGTTCACGTCGGACGCCATCTCGTGGTGGAGCTCGACGCGGGCGACGCGGAGGAAGCGGAGCGGTCGACGCGCGAGATGTGCGACCGCCTTCTCGCCAACCCCGTCACGGAGGATTTTTCCATCGCCGCCGTGGAGGCCACATGA
- the purQ gene encoding phosphoribosylformylglycinamidine synthase subunit PurQ, with amino-acid sequence MKFGIVTFPGSNCDYDTYRAVVDGIGEEATFLWHKDHDLQQSDVVILPGGFSYGDYLRPGAIARFSPIMREVVAFANRGGPVMCICNGFQIACEAGLLPGALLRNESLKFVSETVSVRVESTETLFTNRYEAGQVLRIPIAHGDGRYTADQQTVDRLEGEGRVVFRYVGGPGDADEWWSPNGSARAIAGIVNDAGNVLGMMPHPERAVDALLGSNDGLGVFESVLARVTA; translated from the coding sequence ATGAAGTTCGGCATCGTCACCTTTCCCGGGTCCAACTGCGACTACGATACCTACCGCGCGGTGGTCGACGGGATCGGCGAAGAGGCGACCTTTCTCTGGCACAAGGACCACGATCTCCAGCAGAGCGACGTGGTGATCTTGCCCGGCGGATTCTCGTACGGCGACTACCTGCGCCCCGGCGCGATCGCGCGATTCAGTCCGATCATGCGCGAGGTGGTCGCGTTCGCGAACCGCGGCGGGCCGGTGATGTGCATCTGCAACGGATTTCAGATCGCCTGCGAGGCGGGCCTCCTCCCCGGCGCGTTGCTGCGCAACGAAAGTCTGAAGTTCGTGTCCGAAACTGTATCAGTTCGTGTCGAATCGACCGAGACGCTGTTTACCAACCGGTACGAGGCCGGCCAGGTGCTCAGAATACCCATTGCCCACGGTGATGGTCGTTACACGGCGGACCAGCAAACGGTCGATAGACTGGAAGGCGAAGGGCGCGTGGTATTTCGCTACGTGGGCGGTCCGGGCGACGCCGACGAGTGGTGGAGCCCGAACGGCTCCGCGCGCGCCATTGCCGGAATCGTCAACGACGCGGGAAACGTGCTCGGCATGATGCCGCACCCCGAGCGTGCCGTCGATGCGCTGCTGGGGTCCAACGATGGACTCGGCGTTTTCGAATCGGTGCTCGCCCGCGTCACTGCATGA
- the purL gene encoding phosphoribosylformylglycinamidine synthase subunit PurL encodes MQVSAKVEPRPGDPAITPALVAEHGLTPDEYRRLVDMLGREPTFTELGIVSALWSEHCSYKHSRPLLKTLPTRASFVLQGPGENAGVISIGDGLAVAFKIESHNHPSAVEPYQGAATGVGGILRDVFTMGARPIAMLNSLRFGSLDSARVRYLFAGVVKGIGDYGNCVGIPTVAGEVSFDPAYEGNPLVNAMCVGLMHEDELIRAVAQGVGNPIIAVGARTGRDGIHGASFASEDLSAQSDAKRPRVQVGDPFTEKLLLEASLELIRSGAIVAIQDMGAAGLTSSSAEMAARGDVGVTIDTTQVPVRETGMTPYEILLSESQERMLVVAKRGREAEVSAILEKWDLTAAVIGEVIAEPVYRVMEGEHVVAEFPGTRLVTDCPTYTPDAQESETVREARERDVSTIAERPEERDPLWTLERMLSSPNIASKTWVFRQYDTTVRTNTVVGPGGDAAVVRVRGTDRALALKTDCNGRYVYLDPRVGARIAVCEAARNVACTGARPKAITNNLNFGNPRRPEVYYQLREAVAGMAEACDALETPVTGGNVSLYNENPSGAVFPTPVIGMVGLIESLAHVTRAPFREEGDAIVLLGSPTDHIGGSEYLSRIHGVVAGSPPSCNVDDERELIGALLESIERGVIRSAHDCSDGGLAVAIVECCIMDRADQRGATVDLSGWPTVPDRAVLYGEAQARAVVSTTSPDVVLAIAADRGIPARVIGTVGSKGSPVQISMKATRIVAPLARLDAAYHETIPRIMAQSALAAQ; translated from the coding sequence ATGCAAGTCAGTGCGAAGGTCGAGCCGCGTCCCGGCGATCCCGCCATCACTCCGGCGCTCGTCGCCGAACACGGACTCACGCCGGACGAGTATCGCCGACTCGTCGACATGCTGGGGCGCGAGCCGACCTTCACTGAGCTGGGCATCGTCAGCGCGTTGTGGAGCGAGCACTGCTCGTACAAGCACTCGCGTCCACTGCTCAAGACGCTCCCGACGCGCGCGTCGTTCGTGTTGCAGGGGCCCGGTGAAAACGCCGGCGTCATCAGCATCGGCGACGGGCTCGCCGTCGCCTTCAAGATCGAGTCGCACAACCATCCGTCGGCCGTCGAGCCCTATCAGGGCGCCGCGACCGGGGTCGGCGGCATTCTGCGCGACGTCTTCACCATGGGCGCGCGCCCGATCGCCATGCTCAACTCGCTCCGATTCGGGTCGCTCGACTCGGCGCGCGTGCGCTACCTCTTCGCCGGTGTCGTCAAGGGAATCGGTGACTACGGCAACTGCGTCGGCATCCCGACCGTCGCCGGTGAGGTCTCGTTCGACCCCGCCTACGAAGGCAATCCGCTCGTCAACGCGATGTGCGTCGGCTTGATGCACGAGGACGAGCTGATTCGCGCCGTGGCGCAGGGCGTCGGGAATCCGATCATCGCGGTCGGCGCGCGCACGGGACGCGACGGCATCCATGGCGCGTCGTTCGCCTCCGAAGACCTCTCGGCGCAGAGCGACGCCAAGCGGCCGCGCGTGCAGGTCGGCGATCCCTTCACCGAGAAGCTGCTGCTCGAGGCGAGCCTCGAGCTGATTCGCAGCGGAGCGATCGTCGCCATCCAGGACATGGGCGCCGCGGGTCTCACGTCGTCGTCGGCCGAGATGGCCGCGCGCGGCGACGTCGGCGTCACCATCGACACGACGCAGGTGCCCGTGCGCGAGACGGGGATGACTCCGTACGAGATCCTGCTCAGCGAGTCGCAGGAGCGCATGCTCGTCGTCGCCAAGCGCGGACGCGAAGCCGAGGTCTCGGCGATCCTCGAGAAGTGGGATCTCACGGCAGCCGTCATCGGCGAGGTGATCGCCGAACCGGTGTACCGCGTGATGGAAGGCGAGCACGTCGTGGCCGAGTTCCCAGGCACTCGTCTCGTCACCGACTGTCCCACGTACACGCCGGACGCGCAGGAAAGCGAGACGGTCCGCGAAGCACGCGAGCGCGACGTTTCCACGATCGCCGAGCGGCCGGAAGAGCGCGATCCGCTCTGGACGCTCGAGCGGATGCTCTCGTCGCCGAACATCGCGTCCAAGACCTGGGTGTTCCGGCAATACGACACGACCGTTCGCACGAACACCGTCGTCGGTCCCGGCGGCGACGCCGCCGTCGTGCGCGTGCGCGGCACCGACCGCGCGCTTGCCCTCAAGACGGATTGTAACGGGCGGTACGTGTACCTCGACCCGCGCGTCGGCGCGCGCATCGCCGTGTGTGAGGCCGCGCGCAACGTCGCGTGCACTGGCGCGCGGCCGAAGGCCATCACCAACAACCTGAATTTCGGCAATCCGCGGCGGCCCGAGGTCTACTATCAGCTCCGCGAAGCCGTCGCCGGCATGGCCGAGGCCTGCGACGCCTTGGAGACGCCGGTCACCGGTGGGAACGTCTCGCTGTACAACGAGAATCCGAGCGGCGCCGTCTTCCCCACTCCGGTCATCGGCATGGTCGGCCTCATCGAATCGCTGGCGCACGTGACCCGCGCGCCGTTCCGCGAGGAGGGCGACGCGATCGTGCTGCTGGGTTCACCCACGGACCACATCGGCGGCAGCGAGTATCTGTCGCGAATCCACGGCGTCGTGGCGGGGTCGCCTCCGTCGTGCAACGTGGACGACGAGCGTGAACTGATCGGCGCCCTGCTCGAGTCGATCGAGCGCGGCGTGATCCGGTCGGCCCACGACTGTAGTGACGGCGGTCTGGCTGTCGCCATCGTCGAGTGCTGCATCATGGATCGCGCGGACCAGCGGGGCGCGACGGTCGATTTGAGCGGCTGGCCCACCGTCCCCGATCGAGCGGTCCTCTACGGCGAGGCACAGGCCCGCGCGGTCGTGAGCACGACCTCGCCCGATGTCGTGCTCGCCATTGCCGCGGACCGGGGAATCCCCGCCCGGGTGATCGGGACAGTAGGCTCGAAGGGCTCGCCGGTGCAGATTTCAATGAAGGCGACGCGTATCGTCGCGCCGCTCGCGCGGCTCGACGCCGCTTATCACGAAACGATTCCCCGGATCATGGCCCAGTCGGCTCTTGCCGCGCAGTAA